A region of the Pseudoprevotella muciniphila genome:
CTACCGGTAGCTGTCGTGCACGGTACGCGCCTTTTGGTGGTGAATAAAGGCGACACGCTGGTTTACAATGTGTCAGCACTACAGACGATGGACGGTGACATGTTGGGTGAGTTGGTAAAGAAACTTCCCGATACAGAAATTCGCGATGGCAAAATATATGTGAGAGGAAAGTTCGTGGAAAAATTGCTGATCGGTGGCAAAGATTTCTTTAACGGTGATATTGCTCAAGCGTTACGCGGTTTGCCTGCCTATACTGTGAATAAAATCAAAATTTACGATAGAGCTGGTGATGCCACGGAATTGACGGGTAAGGATATGGGCGACCAGCAATATGTGATGGATGTGTTCTTGAAAAAACAATACAATGGCCGATGGAATGGAATGCTCGATGCGAAAGCCGGTACGCACAAGCGTTTTGACTTGTTAGGCAGGATCCTACGTTTTGACGACCGGCAGGCTGTTGTGCTTATCGGTGAAAGCAATAATCTCGATGAAGTCACAGAAGGGTCAGACCCCAAATGGACCGGTCGCTATTTTAGCAACAGCGGCAATAACTTTATTCAGTCGCTCTATAGCGGCTACAAATTTGAACCTAATCGCGACCTCAGCTTGGGCATCGTTGGTTTTGTTCGTCGTTATCACAACTATGGCTATACATATTCAGCTTCAGAAGCGTTTCTTGATGGTTCAAACTTGTTCGGTCGCAGTGATAACAATGTTTCTTCCGCCCGCACGAACTTATCCTTGAATATGAATATGCGTTATCGGCCATTCAAAAGATTGCTCTTGAATGCCCAATACAATCTGGATTATTTGCGACAGCATGCCAAATCTTTTTCGCGCGAGCTAAATACGCTGGATAATCCGGATTTCTATTATGCAAAAAGTCCTTTAGACAGCGTTTTTGCAATTTCTCCTGCGAATAGTGCACTTTGGGGATGGATACAATCGCGCATCAGACAAGAGGATTTCGCCCTAAGTAACAGAATAAAGCATATTGCCGCTTTTTCTGCGAAACAAGCTATTGGCAGTAATTTGCTCAATGTCGATTTAAATATTCAACTCTCGCGGATGCAACAGGAACGTTTCAATCTATATGACTTGGATCGTCTCAATGACTTGAGCGAGCATCGCCACCAATTTTATGACGACGCTTCTCATGATGCAAATGTTTCGGCAACGGCTGATTACACGTTTGTTTATGTTGACAAAGAGTCTGCTTACGGTAGAATTACGCCTTACTATCTCTACAGTTATACATACAGTCATACCGACAATCCTCTTTATCGTTTAGATTGGATAGAGGACAGAGAATCCTATCCTCTGTCTTGGTTGCCTTCTGAAACACAAGTGCTGATGAGTTGCTTGGATGTTTCTAATTCTTTTGATTCTAAACAGCACAGTCATAAACATGAGGTTGGCTTGCGATTTATGCAAGACATTCGTTTTATGGGTAGTAAATGGGTGCGCCTGAATGTCTCGATTCCTGTGGAACACCGTAATGCACACATGAATTATGTCCGTGGTGGTTCCCAATTCGATGTCAAGCGCACTGCATTATTCTTCAATCCAAATGTAACGCTGCGTTTCTCGCTTGATTCAAACGACAGGGAGGCCAGAAAACGCAATGTTCAAATCGCCTATATAATGCGTAATAGTTTTCCAGATTTGCTTTATCTGATAGGCATCACCGATGCTAGCAATCCGCTCAATATTCTTACAGGAAACCCTAACTTGCGTAATACGACGCACCATCAATTGCGACTTACGGCAAAGCTTTTGTCAGATAAAGTGACTTGGAATGTGTATGGTTCTTTCAATGGCATACGCGATGCCATAGCCTTTCAGCAAGTGTATACACGTTCAACAGGTGTGCTGCATCGCACACCAGTAAACATTAATGGCAACTGGAATGCAGATATTAACAGTAGCTTGTATCTGCCGGTAACAAACTCGCAAACGATACAATTTCATAAATCTATCGGGTGTTCCTATCAGCGCAGTGTCGACCTCAATGACTGGGATACGACGGCACAAATTTCTACAGAAAAAAATGACGTAAAAACTTTTACTCCGCGCATAACCATAGGGATAGGCTGTCGTCCAAGTAGCAAGTTTTATATAGACTTTAGCGCAACAGGTATATGGCAACATATCAGTGGAAGTTCGCCTGGATTTACAACCCAAAACGTCTATACTACTCACTATAGTGTTTCTGCATCCGCTACTTTGCCATGGGATGTGAAACTGAAAACGGAATTTGATTTATCGTCTCGCTATGGTTATTCGGATCGAAGCATGAATAAAACCATCTGTATGTGGAACATGAACATTGAAAAAGAATTGAATAGTTCAATCACGTTTTCGCTCAAGGCTTATGACATACTGCAACAGTATCGCGGTATAACCTCTGAGATAAACGCCCAAGGTCGCACTGAGACTTACAGGGAATCATTACCCTCACATTACTTGTTCGGTCTGATTTGGAGGTTCAATAAGAAGCATAAATGATATTTTTCAAACTGGACTCTTCTGAGATTTCTATCAAAAGATTTCTATATTGGAGATAAAAACAAATAGATACTTTTTGCGCAACAAAGTATAATTCCCGTGGAGTAAAATCCACAAAGTATAACTAAAAAGTGTAATTTATGAAACAAATTAAAAAAGTGGTATTAAAAGATACCAAAAGACTTTCTCCGGATGAGATGAAATTAGTCTTTGGAGGAAGTGGTACAAATGTAGGAATGCCAAGTGAAATGTGTTATTTACCATGTAATGACTTTTTTATTGTAACAACAATAGAAAATTGTCCAGAAGGTTGCATGTCAAACTATCTGGAACAGACACTAACTTGTAGTGGCACTAACTCTGTAATGACTTTTGTATGTTCTGGTGGGTTAATAACTTCTTCCGTTGTAACAATAGAACCTCCAATTTAATACCATAATTGGAATGGTATTACATACTTTTGGGATTTACTTGGAGGTTTAAAAAGAATTTGCGCAACAAAATATAAATTCACGTGGAGTAAAATCCACAAATGTTAAACAAAAAAAACAAAATTCAATGAAACAAATCAAAAAAGTAGTCTTGAAAGAGGCTACAAGGCTCTCCCAAGAGGAAATGAAGCAAGTGTTCGGCGGAAGCGGTACTGATGACGATAATCAGATTTGTGGTACCACTTGCAGGACAAAAGAAGGTCTTATACTTACGTCTGGACCTACAGCTAATTGCGAGACTCAGACAGTAAGGGACTTTTGTTCAGGAACAGAATGGGACTATGCTATCTGCGTTTGCGATGCTGAAAGCCCTTCATATTTAGTCAATTAAACATCGTCATACACTCGGTTAGTCATTATTATGACCGACCGAGTGTGTCAAAGATTTTTTGCCATGAAATGGAAATTTCTTTTATTTTTCTTCTTGGGTTCTCTTGCTATATGCGGCAATAATGTGCGTGAAACAGACGACTCTGTTAAAATAAGTGGACAAGTTAAAAACGCCCTGAATGGCAATATCATAGAATCAGCGCGTATAACGTGTGTAAATATAGATAGCATTTCATCTGAACATTATGTGTCTTTTGTGAAAGACATTTCCAACGTACCACACTTGTGGCATGAATATATGTATGAGTTCAAGGTGCCAAAGTCTGCTAAATACAGATTATATATTGAGTCGGAAGGTTTTGATAAAGACTCTATTACAATAGAAATTCCCGAAAGGCAATATGGACGACGAGTTCGTGAATGGGAAATGGAAGATATATTTATAATACCAAAACGTCAAGCAGAAAATTTAGGCACAGCCGTTGTGCGGGCAACTCGCGTGATGGTAGTAATGAAGGGGGACACGTTAGTGTATAATGCTTCTGCTTTCAAGTTAGCTGAGGGTTCAATGCTTGATGCATTAATTGCACGCTTGCCAGGAGCGAAAATTGATGAGAATGGACAAATTTTCATCAACGGGAAATATGTCAATAGCCTGTTACTCAATGGGAAAGACTTTTTTAAGGGGCAGGCACATGTCGTGTTAAAGAATCTACCTGCTTATACAGTCAATAAGATAAAGTTTTATCAGAAAGAGGCTGATGATGCTTATCTCGTAAAGCGAGATCAAATTGACCGACAAGGTGACCCTTGGGTGCTTGACGTACAGTTGAAAAGAGAATATAGTACAGGGTGGTTAGTTAACGCGGAAGCAGGATTTGGTAGTATGCATCGCTATATAGGTCGTGCTTTTGCTTTGCGTTTTACAGAAGTTTCTCGCTTGATTACTTATGCGGGTAGCAATAATTTAAACAATTCTTCTTCAGCAGACTTAGATGGTACATGGAATTCATTTGAAAAAAATGTAGGGCGAATTGTAAATAAAGCTGGTGGCATAGATTACCTAAAAGAAAATCCACTTCGTCATAGCCAGTTTAGACTGCACTTGTCTGGAACTCATCAATCATATTCTTTGGAGGAATATTCAAACCAAACGCTTTACCTCCTCAATCCTAATGTTTACAAAAGAACCTTTTCACAATCTCAAGACGCTAACTCTAACATCAATGCATACGCTCAACTTCAATATAGGATGAAAAAGATGTTTCTGTTCATGAAATTGGAATCTTCTTATGAAAGGCAAAACAACAAGTCTTTTTCACGCGAGGCGTCTTTTGATGCCCCCCCGAGGAATATAGTTGGGGAGGAGCCCTCGACAGTCTTTACGAAGGTTCTCATGCATATAAATCAAGAAATTCATTTATCAGCAGGTTACAGGATTTGAATACAATAAAACGTGACACGTGGAGTTTCAACTATTTTCTGAATTCAAGCATAGTTTCTCCATTTACAGGTAAGAAAATCGGTCTAAAAATCAATGCTCAGCATAGTAATAGTTGTGCAACTGGTCGGAATGCCTATGATTATGAGAATGAGGGCATCAATACCAATCTGCTTCAGAAACGTCCTGCACACGCCCGAACGAGCAAATTAGAAACAACGATGAGTTATGAACTATTAAGCAAGAATAAATTCCTAATAGAGCTGATATACAACTTTTTCTATGGATATACTAATGACCGTCTTTCTATTTTTGCATTGCAAACTGACACCAATTTTATATCTGCCACCGATTGGGCTATTGCAACTACAGAAGTATTGCAACCAAATTCTTATCGAACGAGCATCCAAAATGTAGAACACGAACCTTTGCTTAAATTATATTGGCGGCTTTCGCCTAAGATGGTAGTTAATATGTCTTACCCTGTGCGGTTTATACATGAAAAAATAAATGATTCCCGTTATGCATTTTATCAAACCAAACGTCGCAACTATGCCACCTTTGAACCAAATATAAACGTTTCCATTCCTGGAATAGGAGAACTCAATTATCATATAAGCAACCGCGCTGCGCCTATAAAGAATCTTTTGGATATAAATGACGACACTCAACCCCTTGTCAACCGTTTGGGTAATTCAATGCTCAAACGACCCGTATCACACCAGATAATGTTTTGGTGGCAACGCATGTTAGGAAAAAATCAGCGCATGATGAACGTATATTATTGGTACAATATTTATGTCAACAAAGTGTCGCTGGGACTGAGCTATGACCATTTGAGTGGAGTTTCAACCATAAAGCCAGATAACGTCAATGGCAATTGGGATATGTCTCTGAGATTCTCACTGTCGCAAGCACTTGACAAGGCACAACGGCTTCGTGCTACCATCGGGCTCGGGGGAAAGTATGTTAATTCTGTAGAACTTATCAACAATGATATGTCTGCAGAACCGAAAAGGAGCAGTGTGCGGAATTTTGAACCAGACATATCAGGGCGTATCAACTACAGCCTCAACAAACTGAACTTAGCCCTCCGTGCTTCTACATCATGGCAGCACATCACAAATACATCAAACGCTGACAACAACATCAACGCATGGAAATATCAAGTTGGTCTTTCTGCACAATGTCCATTGCCATTAAAACTGACATTGAATTCTGAATTATCAGTACGTGGGCGCAGAGGCTACAACTTTAGTGAAATCAATACGGACGAAGTTGTGTTGAATGGGTCATTATCTCGTGCTTTCGGCAAAAAAGATGAGTTCATCGTAAAACTATATGCAGAAGACATTCTTGGCGGTCGAAAGAATGTCAGTACCATTGTAAATGCCCAAGGTCTTACCGAGAAGTGGCAAAACACATTGCCGAGGTATGTCATGCTAAGTATCATGTGGAATTTCCATAAATAACATGAAAAAGCATTTCCCACACTACTTTCAGAGCGAGATGATGGACTGCGGTCCGGCGTGCCTGCGCATGATAGCCAAGCACTACGGACGGCACTATTCGTTGCAGACACTGCGGCGTAAGTGTTTCATCACACGTGAGGGCGTGTCGCTCCTTGGCATCAGCGACGCGGCGGAGAGTATCGGTTTTCGCACCAATGGCGTAAGACTTCGGTTAAATCAACTGGTGGAAGAAGCAAAACTGCCTTGCATTCTTCACTGGAACCAGAACCACTTTGTGGTCTGCTATGATATCAAGACAAACAGAAAAGGCGAACACACTTTCTATATCGCTGACCCAGCCTCACAGTTGCTCAAATATAAACAGGACGAGTTTTGCAAATGCTGGCTGGGCGCATCTGTTTTGTCTGACCAAAAACAAGGAACGGCTTTGCTTTTAGAACCTGGTGTAAACTTCGCCAACACAGAGGACGAACCGGAAAAAAGCACGAAGAAAGATCTGCTTTTCTTCCTTCGTTACCTGTTGCCTTACAAAAGTCAGTTTGCACAGCTGGCCGTAGGAATGCTCTTGGGCAGTGCTTTGCAGATGGCGTTCCCATTGCTCACACAATCCCTTGTCGATGTAGGTATCAACGGAAAGAATTTGGGGTTCATTACACTGGTCCTGATAGCCCAACTTGCTTTGTTTGCTGCGCAATTAGTGGTAGGCTTTATCCGTAGTTGGATTATGCTGCACATCAATACGCGCATTGACATCGCGTTGATTTCCGACTTCTTGATGAAGCTGATGAAATTGCCGTTGAGTTACTTCGACACAAAGATGACAGGTGACATCATGCAGCGCATCGGTGACCACGGACGCATCAAGTCGCTTCTGATGGGCAATTCGTTCAATATCATCTTCTCCATCTTCAACTTCTTCCTGTTTGCCGCCATTTTAGGTTATTATCATCCACTTATTCTCGGCATTTTCCTTGCCGGCAATACGCTCTATGCCATTTGGGTATTGTCGTTCATGCGTTTCCGTCGCGAGCTGGACATCAAACGCTTCAACCAGAGTGCGGGCGAGCAAAGCAAACTTATACAGCTGGTGCAAGGAATGCAGGAAATCAAACTTAACAACTGCGAAAAGCAGAAACGATGGGAATGGGAACACATCCAGGCACGGCTGTTCAAAATCAGCGTGCGCGGAATGTCGCTCGGACAGATACAACAAGCCGGCTCCGTGTTGTTCACGCAAAGTACACAAATCATTATCTCCTTTATTGCAGCAAAAGCGGTGGTTGAGGGAAACATGACACTCGGTATGATGATGTCCATGACCTACATCCTCGGACAGGTTTCTGCGCCAATCGGCGAATTTATCGGCTTCGCACAAGCCGTGCAGGATGCCAAAATCAGCCTTGAACGCCTGAATGAAGTGCACAACCAGAAAGATGAGGAGCAGGACAGCGAAACAAAACTTCATGAATTACCTGCAAATCATGACATACACTTGGAAAACATACGTTTCAGTTATAGTGGTGCAGAACGCGACTACGCCCTCGATGGTGTCTCGCTCACAATTCCAGCCCATAAAGTAACCGCCATTGTCGGAGCCAGTGGTAGTGGCAAAACAACAATCGTAAAATTGCTGCAAGGATTTTATGAACCGTTGCACGGACAGATAAAGATAGGCAACACACCGTTGTCTATGATACACCCCAGAATGTGGCGCAGCCAGGTGGGGTCGGTAATGCAGGAAAGTTTCATTTTCTCAGACACCATTGCCAATAATATTGCAGTGGGTGTGGACGAAATAGACCCTGAACGCCTGAGACATGCAGCACAGGTTGCCAATATAGAAGAATTCATACTTTCGCTCCCGATGGGCTATAGCACCAAGATAGGTATGGAGGGTAACGGCATCAGTGCCGGTCAGCGACAACGCATACTCATAGCGCGGGCGGTCTATAAAAATCCCGAATTTATCTTTCTTGATGAAGCCACCAATTCACTCGACACGGGCAATGAACGCAAAATCATGGAAAATCTGAACGAGTTCTATCGTGGTAAGACTGTCCTTATTGTCGCTCATCGCCTTTCCACGGTAAGAAATGCCGATAAAATCATCGTGATTGACCATGGGAAGGTAGCTGAAGAGGGAACGCATGAAGAGCTCACCGAGAAGAAAGGATTTTATTATGAATTGGTCAGAAATCAGTTGGAACTGAACCGGAAAACGACAAAAGAGAAAGCAAATGGATAGCGAGAAAGATTACATGAAAGGATTGTCTCTTCGCAGTGAGGAGGTGCAAGAAATCATGAGCAAACCGCCTCACTGGACGTTGCGATGGGGATTTTTACAATCGCAATGATTCTTTTGGGGCTGCTTGTCGGAAGCTTTTTCATACGATATGAAGAACAAATGTCTATCGTCGCGGTTGTGGAGAACAACATTCCCATCGTGAACATCACCGTGCCAACAGACGGGACTTTAGAATGTAATTATGTAAAGAATGGAGAAAACATAACCTGTGGCGATACACTTTTTACTTACCATCCCAAAAAGATGAACTCCAAAGAAACCGATGACAGTCTATGTGCTATTCTCAGCCCAACAGACGGCATGATAAGTTTTCCTTATCCACGCACCGCAGGAATGTCGTTGAAGGCAAAATCTCTTTTCATGGATATCGTGCCTGCCAAAATGCAGGATTCTTCTATGCATGCTTACGGATTCCTGTCCGAATCTGATAGAGGCAAGGTAACTGTGGGGCAAACGCTACGTATTCCCATTGATAATGATGTCTTATTGGGCACTGTCGGTGCTATTTCTCCTTTGCCCAACGACAAAGGGCTCTACTATTTTGATATAGCATTGTCACCTAAATCAGAAGAACTTATTATGGATAGAAATACGCTCTTTTATCATAAAGATCTACCTGCTGAAATAATCATTGGAAATTCACGTCTCATATACAAAATCTTCGCTTCGTTTACGAACTGGTAGTTTACAATGTACAGTTACTCACGCTACAGTTGAAGCAGCGTTTCAAGAAAGAGTGTGAAGCACACAGAGTTCGATATATACAAAGACTATTGGAGCTAAAGTCTAATTTACAGATATTTTGTGACACATAGTTAATCATGTATTTCAAGCTATGATTCTGTTTGAGTATCTTTCTTATTCTGCCACTCATCAGCAATTTGCTCCCAGTTAATATTACGTTCCTTGCATCTTGTCCAAACATCCCAATAGTCAGGGTCATCGGATTGTGGACATTGTGATTTCGGCAAAGTTCTCATCTTCACCATGACAGGTAATTCAGATGCCCAACCTAGCAAAACTGCATATTGGGATGGAAGTGATGGCATTTCACGCAGAATGCCCCTCATATTGTCAGGTAATAATCGATGTACTAATTCTTGATCTCGATCATTTGATATTCGGTGTAACAAGAACGAATTGCACTGAGAAAGTACTGTTGGAGATAATTCGGAAGGTCTTTGTGAAGAGAGTACTAATCCCAGACCAAATTTTCTTCCTTCTCGTGCTATCTTTTCAAATACTTTGCAGCATTGGGTGGTGGGACCTGTGTTCTCAGCATCGTCATTATAACGTTTCACGAAATAATGAGCTTCTTCCATAATCAATACAGTAGGTAAGCACTGCTTGTTTAATTTGAGGTAACGTTGTTGAGCCTCAAACACCATACGAGCAATTACAGCAGTTACTATACTTGTGACATCAGACGGGAATAATGACAAATCAATTATTGTTAGCGACTCTTTATTGTCCGCACCAATATAGTTACTTAGCCAATCATTCAAATTAAGGCTCTCGTCATCAATAACTTTCTTGACTCGAACATCTGACAACAAGGTCTTGATTCGAGGCAGTAAAGTAACTACATATTCTGTTGTATTCAGTATTTCTGCATTTGCCTCGATTGAACGTACAAAATTTTCCCCAGTGAAAGGAATGGGACTGTCTTCATCAGTCGGCAAAAACTCTTCTTCCTTACCACCCGCTTGTAAAAACACGTCATATAGAAGCGTTCGTAAATCATTGATTTCAAATCTATTATATGTATAATCTATAAATCCAGAGCCAGATCTCGTACCTTGGAATTCAACTATTTTAGAACTAACAGCGGAAATAGCAGTCTTTAATTCGTTTGAAA
Encoded here:
- a CDS encoding outer membrane beta-barrel protein, yielding MKLNFMASFLPKDTKRIRPCCYNRVAAFLRGLLFLFFSVDTIASYAQNEKIVGSVYDPVREIGVDDAEIQILNTDSVVVVSGSSSIQRVWDENGVHEFKKEPAVFSISGVPEGEYILKIVGKEYQTLFQPITVKYVGRDKICDVGEFWLDRDNVQLPVAVVHGTRLLVVNKGDTLVYNVSALQTMDGDMLGELVKKLPDTEIRDGKIYVRGKFVEKLLIGGKDFFNGDIAQALRGLPAYTVNKIKIYDRAGDATELTGKDMGDQQYVMDVFLKKQYNGRWNGMLDAKAGTHKRFDLLGRILRFDDRQAVVLIGESNNLDEVTEGSDPKWTGRYFSNSGNNFIQSLYSGYKFEPNRDLSLGIVGFVRRYHNYGYTYSASEAFLDGSNLFGRSDNNVSSARTNLSLNMNMRYRPFKRLLLNAQYNLDYLRQHAKSFSRELNTLDNPDFYYAKSPLDSVFAISPANSALWGWIQSRIRQEDFALSNRIKHIAAFSAKQAIGSNLLNVDLNIQLSRMQQERFNLYDLDRLNDLSEHRHQFYDDASHDANVSATADYTFVYVDKESAYGRITPYYLYSYTYSHTDNPLYRLDWIEDRESYPLSWLPSETQVLMSCLDVSNSFDSKQHSHKHEVGLRFMQDIRFMGSKWVRLNVSIPVEHRNAHMNYVRGGSQFDVKRTALFFNPNVTLRFSLDSNDREARKRNVQIAYIMRNSFPDLLYLIGITDASNPLNILTGNPNLRNTTHHQLRLTAKLLSDKVTWNVYGSFNGIRDAIAFQQVYTRSTGVLHRTPVNINGNWNADINSSLYLPVTNSQTIQFHKSIGCSYQRSVDLNDWDTTAQISTEKNDVKTFTPRITIGIGCRPSSKFYIDFSATGIWQHISGSSPGFTTQNVYTTHYSVSASATLPWDVKLKTEFDLSSRYGYSDRSMNKTICMWNMNIEKELNSSITFSLKAYDILQQYRGITSEINAQGRTETYRESLPSHYLFGLIWRFNKKHK
- a CDS encoding TIGR04149 family rSAM-modified RiPP, producing the protein MKQIKKVVLKEATRLSQEEMKQVFGGSGTDDDNQICGTTCRTKEGLILTSGPTANCETQTVRDFCSGTEWDYAICVCDAESPSYLVN
- a CDS encoding peptidase domain-containing ABC transporter; its protein translation is MKKHFPHYFQSEMMDCGPACLRMIAKHYGRHYSLQTLRRKCFITREGVSLLGISDAAESIGFRTNGVRLRLNQLVEEAKLPCILHWNQNHFVVCYDIKTNRKGEHTFYIADPASQLLKYKQDEFCKCWLGASVLSDQKQGTALLLEPGVNFANTEDEPEKSTKKDLLFFLRYLLPYKSQFAQLAVGMLLGSALQMAFPLLTQSLVDVGINGKNLGFITLVLIAQLALFAAQLVVGFIRSWIMLHINTRIDIALISDFLMKLMKLPLSYFDTKMTGDIMQRIGDHGRIKSLLMGNSFNIIFSIFNFFLFAAILGYYHPLILGIFLAGNTLYAIWVLSFMRFRRELDIKRFNQSAGEQSKLIQLVQGMQEIKLNNCEKQKRWEWEHIQARLFKISVRGMSLGQIQQAGSVLFTQSTQIIISFIAAKAVVEGNMTLGMMMSMTYILGQVSAPIGEFIGFAQAVQDAKISLERLNEVHNQKDEEQDSETKLHELPANHDIHLENIRFSYSGAERDYALDGVSLTIPAHKVTAIVGASGSGKTTIVKLLQGFYEPLHGQIKIGNTPLSMIHPRMWRSQVGSVMQESFIFSDTIANNIAVGVDEIDPERLRHAAQVANIEEFILSLPMGYSTKIGMEGNGISAGQRQRILIARAVYKNPEFIFLDEATNSLDTGNERKIMENLNEFYRGKTVLIVAHRLSTVRNADKIIVIDHGKVAEEGTHEELTEKKGFYYELVRNQLELNRKTTKEKANG
- a CDS encoding HlyD family secretion protein gives rise to the protein MSIVAVVENNIPIVNITVPTDGTLECNYVKNGENITCGDTLFTYHPKKMNSKETDDSLCAILSPTDGMISFPYPRTAGMSLKAKSLFMDIVPAKMQDSSMHAYGFLSESDRGKVTVGQTLRIPIDNDVLLGTVGAISPLPNDKGLYYFDIALSPKSEELIMDRNTLFYHKDLPAEIIIGNSRLIYKIFASFTNW
- a CDS encoding ATP-binding protein, which translates into the protein MIPIDLGFVVGQVSWITIQRSPYPKRSGFQDFGLIDLPFPLRKMELQPLGTLVGTENGYKFKRGLETFPSVGDIVILPTEDQLKSIIESGENRRVYIGKSPLMGNAKVMIDPDRLFGRHLAILGNTGSGKSCSVAGLIRWSLESTRQQLAKEGESINSRFIVLDPNGEYSKAFADKANANIYTVNVEEGDGKKQLQVPLWFWNTDEWCGFTKASPKTHRTTIVHALKSVRSGVQFEEQTQERELSNYVRTIISALDVSIKNGLPWIGGGKTMGFHNLLMKWCEGIVATDDFSNELKTAISAVSSKIVEFQGTRSGSGFIDYTYNRFEINDLRTLLYDVFLQAGGKEEEFLPTDEDSPIPFTGENFVRSIEANAEILNTTEYVVTLLPRIKTLLSDVRVKKVIDDESLNLNDWLSNYIGADNKESLTIIDLSLFPSDVTSIVTAVIARMVFEAQQRYLKLNKQCLPTVLIMEEAHYFVKRYNDDAENTGPTTQCCKVFEKIAREGRKFGLGLVLSSQRPSELSPTVLSQCNSFLLHRISNDRDQELVHRLLPDNMRGILREMPSLPSQYAVLLGWASELPVMVKMRTLPKSQCPQSDDPDYWDVWTRCKERNINWEQIADEWQNKKDTQTES